In Phycisphaerae bacterium RAS1, the genomic window CCGCTACCGCGCGTCGATCCGCGGCGAAGCCTCGCTCCGCATCCTGACGGCAATCGGTATTGCGTTCCCGCCGTTCGCTTTCTCCCAAACGCCCGCATCTGCGCCCGCGTCACGCCCCGTGTCCCCGTCTGCCAGCGCCGCCGCCGGCCCCGCCGCGGACGAATCCAACTGGCCGACTTTTCGCGGCGACGCCCTTCACACCGGCGAGTCCCCCGCGACGCTCCCCGAAAAACTGGCCCTCCGCTGGCGATTCTCGTCCAAGGAAGGCTTCAACTCATCTGCCGCGATCGTCGGCGGAGTCGTCTACGTCGGCAACGACGACGGAAACCTCTACGCGCTCGCGTTGTCAGACGGCAAGCCGCGCTGGACCTATGCCGCCAAGGGCCCAATCGAGTCATCGCCCACCGTCGCGGATGGCGCCGTCTACTTCGGCGACGATGAAGGCATCTTCCACGCGGTTCGCGCGACGGACGGCACGCCGCTCTGGACCTTTCAAACCGGAACACAAATCATCGCTTCCGCTTGCGTCGTCGGCGACTCCGTGCTCTGTGGCTCATATGACGGCGGCCTCTATTGCCTGACGCGCGTGCGCGGCGATCTACGCTGGAAGTACACCATCGAAGACAAGATTCACGCCACACCCGCAATCGTCGACGGCCTGGCGCTGCTCTCCGGCTGCGACGGGAACCTGCACGTTGTACGGCTCGCCGATGGCTCGCCGCAGCGCGTCATTCCGCTCGGCACCGCCAGCGGCTCCTCGGCCTCCATCCTCGGCGACATCGCGGTCGCAGGAACATACGGTAACCAGGTGCTCGCCGTGAACTGGCGCGACGGCGCCATCGCGTGGACTTACGAGCATCCTGAAAAACAGTTCCCCTTCCTCTGCTCACCGGCTGTCGCCCGGCCCAGTGTCGCCCGGCCGCCCCCGGCCGGGAACGTAGCCCGGCCGCCCCCGGCCGGGAACGTAGCATCCGGCCCGTCCCCCGTTGCCCCGGCCGGTGGACCGGCCTCGACGCCCCCAAGCCCGTCCGCAACCATCATCATCGGCGGC contains:
- the afsK_1 gene encoding Serine/threonine-protein kinase AfsK encodes the protein MFAAGPLRAVAAGLRAGRSEQTPPPHSTAGTGAGLYGAQGTGRYRASIRGEASLRILTAIGIAFPPFAFSQTPASAPASRPVSPSASAAAGPAADESNWPTFRGDALHTGESPATLPEKLALRWRFSSKEGFNSSAAIVGGVVYVGNDDGNLYALALSDGKPRWTYAAKGPIESSPTVADGAVYFGDDEGIFHAVRATDGTPLWTFQTGTQIIASACVVGDSVLCGSYDGGLYCLTRVRGDLRWKYTIEDKIHATPAIVDGLALLSGCDGNLHVVRLADGSPQRVIPLGTASGSSASILGDIAVAGTYGNQVLAVNWRDGAIAWTYEHPEKQFPFLCSPAVARPSVARPPPAGNVARPPPAGNVASGPSPVAPAGGPASTPPSPSATIIIGGRDKLLRALDAADGKTRWEFATRGRIDSSPVICGGRVYVGSNDGNLYIVDVATGKELGRFEAGGAITASPAIAAGRVVIGTADGVLYCLGG